In Pseudomonas alcaliphila JAB1, a single window of DNA contains:
- a CDS encoding methyl-accepting chemotaxis protein — translation MLRAFADLGFRWKIALPILLLAALLVAMGTLGVRGITQVAESSTTLTNRHLPAISLLLNADRDLYQAFVAERSLLDEDSGAHAAQLRASHAENLQQAYDRVHKFAAMQPGSEALALVAEFDRGFERWKATSLRVLELASSDPNGASRLSFADSEAQFEEARTAIDKLGELEDNAANAVGTDAIARGEALVWQQGLIITIGLLVCLVLVVGFPLLVTRPLHSLLHRIEQIADGDGDLRVRLDVLSRDELGKLSHAFNRFLDKLQPLIKEVGRVTGEVADSAQSLAGMAAANDRLISSEHAAVDQVSTAATEMSVAVHEVARNAQNAADAARHAEVQSREGAQVVGATIHSIRQLAQEVESASDTIQTLEQETANIGAVLAVIKGIAEQTNLLALNAAIEAARAGEQGRGFAVVADEVRALAARTQESTKDIQQMIERLQAGVQNAVKATHSGSARARQSVEQAAGVDQALSVTGDSVQRINDMAAQIATACEEQSSVTEEIARNISDIRDLSNEAAQTSEQSTRASQHLSELSHRLAQLVGRFRV, via the coding sequence ATGTTGCGCGCATTTGCCGATCTGGGGTTTCGCTGGAAGATTGCCCTGCCCATTCTGTTGCTGGCCGCCTTGCTGGTAGCGATGGGCACCTTGGGGGTGCGCGGTATCACTCAGGTCGCCGAATCCAGTACCACGCTGACCAATCGCCATCTGCCGGCCATCAGCCTGCTGCTCAACGCCGACCGCGATCTTTACCAGGCCTTCGTCGCTGAGCGTAGCCTGCTCGACGAAGACTCCGGTGCGCACGCGGCACAATTACGCGCCTCGCATGCCGAGAACCTGCAGCAGGCCTATGACCGCGTGCACAAGTTCGCTGCGATGCAGCCAGGCAGCGAAGCACTGGCCTTGGTGGCCGAGTTCGACCGTGGCTTTGAACGCTGGAAGGCAACCTCGTTGCGCGTGCTGGAGCTGGCCAGCAGTGATCCCAATGGCGCCAGCCGGTTGAGTTTCGCCGATAGCGAGGCGCAATTCGAAGAGGCGCGCACTGCCATCGACAAGCTCGGTGAGCTGGAAGACAACGCCGCCAATGCCGTTGGCACCGATGCCATTGCCCGCGGTGAGGCGCTGGTCTGGCAGCAGGGGCTGATCATCACCATCGGCTTGCTGGTGTGTCTGGTGCTGGTGGTGGGCTTCCCGCTGCTGGTAACTCGTCCGCTGCACAGCCTGCTGCATCGTATCGAACAGATCGCCGACGGTGATGGCGACCTGCGGGTGCGCCTGGACGTGCTCTCCAGGGACGAACTGGGCAAGCTCAGCCACGCCTTCAACCGCTTTCTCGACAAACTGCAGCCGTTGATCAAGGAAGTCGGCAGGGTCACTGGCGAGGTGGCCGACTCGGCACAGAGTCTCGCAGGCATGGCGGCCGCCAATGACCGCTTGATCAGCAGCGAACACGCGGCGGTCGATCAGGTCAGCACTGCGGCCACCGAAATGAGCGTGGCCGTGCATGAGGTGGCGCGCAATGCGCAGAATGCTGCCGATGCCGCGCGCCATGCCGAGGTCCAGTCGCGAGAAGGCGCCCAGGTGGTCGGCGCGACCATTCATTCGATTCGCCAACTGGCCCAGGAAGTGGAAAGCGCATCCGACACCATCCAGACCCTGGAGCAGGAAACCGCCAACATCGGCGCGGTACTGGCGGTGATCAAGGGCATCGCCGAACAGACCAACCTGCTGGCGCTCAACGCGGCCATCGAGGCGGCGCGGGCAGGGGAGCAGGGCCGCGGTTTTGCCGTGGTCGCCGATGAGGTGCGAGCGCTGGCAGCGCGTACCCAGGAGTCGACCAAGGACATCCAGCAGATGATCGAGCGTCTGCAGGCTGGTGTGCAGAATGCGGTCAAGGCCACGCATTCAGGCAGCGCACGGGCGCGGCAGAGCGTGGAGCAGGCGGCTGGTGTGGACCAGGCGCTGAGCGTGACCGGTGATTCGGTGCAGCGCATCAACGACATGGCTGCGCAGATCGCCACCGCCTGCGAGGAACAGAGCAGTGTTACCGAGGAAATCGCGCGCAATATCAGCGACATTCGCGACCTCTCCAACGAAGCGGCGCAGACCTCCGAACAGAGCACGCGGGCCAGCCAACACCTGTCCGAGCTGTCCCACAGGCTGGCCCAACTGGTGGGACGTTTCCGGGTGTGA
- a CDS encoding DUF3509 domain-containing protein has protein sequence MELTNQQLVDHLFNPLRASFSSPRPDGSIILALLDESDSTVYSRVLAKPQINDQNAFAQSLEEIRLELAVRAGNIPADLRKTLKEQDSVLNYRIT, from the coding sequence ATGGAACTCACCAATCAACAGCTCGTCGATCACCTGTTCAATCCGTTGCGTGCCAGCTTCAGCTCACCACGACCGGACGGCAGCATCATCCTCGCCCTGCTCGACGAGAGCGACAGCACTGTCTACAGCCGCGTCCTGGCCAAGCCACAGATCAACGACCAGAATGCCTTCGCCCAGAGCCTGGAAGAAATCCGCCTGGAACTGGCCGTACGCGCTGGCAATATCCCAGCCGATCTGCGCAAGACGCTCAAGGAACAGGACAGCGTGTTGAATTACCGAATCACCTGA
- the dnaX gene encoding DNA polymerase III subunit gamma/tau produces the protein MSYQVLARKWRPRSFREMVGQTHVLKALINALDSQRLHHAYLFTGTRGVGKTTIARIIAKCLNCETGISSTPCGTCSVCREIDEGRFVDLIEVDAASRTKVEDTRELLDNVQYSPSRGRFKVYLIDEVHMLSTSSFNALLKTLEEPPPHVKFLLATTDPQKLPVTVLSRCLQFSLKNMPPERVVEHLTHVLTAENVPFEDDALWLLGRAADGSMRDAMSLTDQAIAFGEGKVLAADVRAMLGTLDHGQVYGVLHALIEGDARALIEAVRHLAEQGPDWNGVLSEMLNVLHRVAIAQALPEAVDNGQGDRERVLQLAQALPAEDVQFYYQMGLIGRRDLPLAPEPRGGFEMVLLRMLAFRPAGADDAPKVTLKPLGISQATADSQQNPVAGTAMPAPVVSAPVIAPVAQAPVVTAAVEPSPVVPAASVMPDVTEPVQPVEVPVAPAVNLPAEPEPEPEPEPEPEPAAPVVDVPWATAKAAEPVAEPVQPVAPAEPEVKTAEPVVAQVASVEVPAPSEVAQLLADADGGEDEPPLGDYDYVEMDAETLDYDFGQAETAAPVVEEPLPAAKPATGLAAEWLSLFPQLGLGGMTGSIAANCTLIEANGDDWLLHLDPAHSALFNPTQQRRLNDALNLQQGRSIKLRIELCKPEQETPAQAAARRRADRQRSAEASIHGDPLVQQMIQQFAAKVRDDSIEPIDIPS, from the coding sequence ATGAGTTATCAGGTTCTTGCACGTAAATGGCGTCCGCGCTCGTTCCGCGAAATGGTCGGCCAGACGCATGTGCTCAAAGCCCTGATCAACGCCCTGGACAGCCAGCGCCTGCACCATGCCTACCTGTTCACCGGCACGCGTGGTGTGGGCAAGACCACTATTGCGCGGATCATCGCCAAGTGCCTGAACTGCGAAACCGGCATCAGTTCCACCCCTTGCGGCACCTGCTCGGTATGCCGAGAAATCGATGAGGGGCGTTTCGTCGACCTGATCGAAGTGGACGCCGCCAGCCGCACCAAGGTCGAAGACACCCGTGAGCTGCTCGACAACGTGCAGTACTCGCCGAGTCGCGGGCGCTTCAAGGTCTATCTGATCGACGAAGTGCACATGCTTTCCACCAGCTCCTTCAACGCCCTGTTGAAGACCCTGGAGGAGCCGCCGCCCCACGTCAAATTCCTGCTTGCCACCACCGACCCGCAGAAGCTGCCGGTTACCGTGCTGTCGCGCTGCCTGCAGTTCTCGTTGAAGAACATGCCGCCGGAGCGGGTGGTCGAGCACCTGACCCATGTACTGACCGCCGAGAACGTCCCCTTCGAGGACGATGCCCTGTGGTTGCTCGGTCGTGCTGCCGATGGCTCGATGCGCGACGCCATGAGCCTGACCGACCAAGCCATTGCCTTCGGCGAGGGCAAGGTGCTGGCGGCCGACGTGCGCGCCATGCTCGGTACGCTCGACCATGGTCAGGTTTACGGCGTGCTGCATGCGCTGATCGAGGGCGATGCGCGGGCGCTGATCGAGGCAGTGCGGCATCTTGCCGAGCAGGGGCCGGACTGGAATGGTGTGCTCTCGGAAATGCTCAACGTTCTGCATCGTGTGGCGATTGCCCAGGCGCTGCCGGAGGCCGTCGACAACGGCCAGGGCGACCGCGAACGCGTGCTGCAACTGGCCCAGGCGCTGCCAGCCGAGGATGTGCAGTTCTACTATCAGATGGGTTTGATCGGGCGTCGCGATCTACCGTTGGCGCCTGAGCCGCGCGGCGGCTTCGAGATGGTGCTGCTGCGCATGTTGGCCTTCCGCCCGGCGGGAGCCGACGACGCGCCAAAGGTCACGCTAAAGCCCTTGGGGATCAGCCAGGCCACTGCTGATTCCCAACAAAACCCAGTGGCCGGCACCGCTATGCCGGCTCCCGTGGTTTCTGCTCCTGTTATCGCTCCCGTCGCACAGGCTCCCGTTGTTACGGCGGCGGTCGAGCCTAGCCCTGTTGTGCCGGCAGCGAGCGTCATGCCAGACGTGACTGAGCCGGTTCAGCCTGTTGAGGTGCCTGTAGCGCCGGCCGTTAATCTGCCCGCCGAGCCCGAGCCCGAGCCCGAGCCCGAGCCCGAGCCCGAGCCCGCTGCTCCTGTGGTTGATGTGCCGTGGGCAACTGCCAAGGCTGCCGAGCCTGTGGCTGAGCCCGTTCAGCCTGTTGCGCCAGCAGAGCCAGAGGTGAAAACCGCAGAGCCAGTAGTTGCGCAAGTTGCATCTGTCGAAGTGCCCGCACCGAGTGAGGTCGCGCAACTGTTAGCCGATGCAGATGGTGGTGAAGACGAGCCACCGCTCGGCGACTATGACTATGTGGAAATGGACGCCGAAACCCTGGACTACGATTTCGGCCAAGCCGAAACCGCGGCGCCCGTGGTTGAAGAGCCGTTGCCTGCGGCTAAACCCGCAACCGGTCTGGCGGCAGAGTGGCTGTCACTGTTCCCGCAGCTTGGCCTGGGCGGTATGACCGGCAGCATCGCCGCCAACTGCACGCTGATCGAAGCCAACGGTGATGACTGGCTGCTGCACCTGGACCCGGCGCACAGTGCGCTGTTCAATCCGACTCAGCAGCGTCGTCTCAATGACGCGCTGAACCTGCAACAGGGGCGCAGCATCAAACTGCGTATCGAGCTGTGCAAGCCTGAACAGGAAACCCCGGCGCAGGCCGCCGCCCGGCGCCGTGCCGACCGCCAGCGCAGCGCCGAGGCGTCGATCCATGGCGACCCGCTGGTGCAGCAGATGATTCAGCAGTTCGCCGCCAAGGTGCGCGACGACAGCATCGAACCTATCGATATTCCCAGCTAA
- a CDS encoding YbaB/EbfC family nucleoid-associated protein codes for MMKGGMAGLMKQAQQMQEKMQKMQEELANAEVTGQSGAGLVSVVMTGRHDVKRITLDDSLMQEDKEVLEDLIAAAVNDAVRKVEQNSQEKMSGMTAGMQLPPGFKMPF; via the coding sequence ATGATGAAAGGTGGCATGGCAGGCCTGATGAAGCAGGCTCAGCAAATGCAGGAAAAAATGCAGAAGATGCAGGAAGAGCTGGCCAACGCTGAAGTCACCGGCCAGTCCGGCGCCGGCTTGGTCAGCGTGGTGATGACCGGTCGTCACGACGTCAAGCGCATCACCCTGGATGACAGCCTGATGCAGGAAGACAAGGAAGTGCTGGAGGACCTGATCGCCGCTGCCGTTAATGACGCAGTGCGCAAGGTCGAGCAGAACAGCCAGGAGAAGATGTCCGGCATGACCGCAGGGATGCAGCTCCCCCCCGGCTTCAAAATGCCCTTCTGA
- the recR gene encoding recombination mediator RecR produces the protein MSFSPLIRQLIDSLRILPGVGQKTAQRMALQLLERDRSGGLRLAQALNAAMEGVGHCKRCRSLSEDEICQLCLDERRDDSLLCVVEGPMDVHAVEQTGFRGRYFVLKGHLSPLDGLGPEAIGIPALLERIDAGAFSEVILATNPTVEGEATAHYIAQILVGKGLVASRIAHGMPLGGELELVDGGTLAHALAGRRPISL, from the coding sequence ATGAGCTTCAGCCCCCTGATTCGCCAGTTGATCGACTCTCTGCGCATCCTGCCCGGTGTTGGGCAGAAGACCGCGCAACGCATGGCGTTGCAGTTGCTCGAGCGCGATCGCAGTGGCGGTCTGCGTCTGGCGCAGGCACTGAATGCGGCGATGGAAGGCGTGGGGCACTGCAAGCGCTGCCGCAGCCTGAGCGAGGACGAGATCTGCCAGCTGTGCCTGGACGAGCGCCGCGACGACAGCCTGCTGTGTGTGGTCGAAGGTCCAATGGATGTTCATGCCGTGGAGCAGACTGGTTTTCGCGGCCGTTACTTCGTGCTCAAGGGGCATCTGTCACCGCTCGATGGCCTGGGGCCAGAGGCCATCGGTATTCCTGCGCTGCTGGAGCGCATCGATGCCGGTGCTTTCAGCGAAGTGATCCTGGCCACCAACCCGACGGTGGAGGGCGAGGCCACGGCGCACTATATCGCTCAGATCCTCGTCGGCAAAGGCCTGGTCGCCTCGCGCATCGCCCATGGCATGCCGCTCGGTGGCGAACTGGAACTGGTCGACGGCGGCACCCTGGCGCATGCCTTGGCAGGTCGGCGCCCGATCAGCCTGTAA
- a CDS encoding DUF4157 domain-containing protein, producing MTTDTLRRIALLLLLGAPLAAQAQCPTGQVQVCLGASCLCVPDPVRVREDGLNMAAARLEAWLLQSHQAALRAGTEPIPLMIRAQLAPFYDDALLDEVRFRVGITDEMDAATVMLQNPDVQAVTLVDVVVFRNADAAAEDAALWAHELWHVQQYREWGTDGFAQRYTRNFQSVEGPAYEMGERVRKALREQK from the coding sequence GTGACCACCGACACTCTGCGCCGTATTGCTCTGCTGCTCCTGCTCGGGGCGCCTCTGGCCGCACAGGCTCAATGTCCGACCGGGCAGGTACAGGTGTGCCTGGGCGCTTCATGCTTGTGCGTGCCCGATCCGGTACGGGTGCGTGAAGATGGCCTGAATATGGCGGCGGCGCGTCTCGAAGCCTGGTTGCTGCAATCTCACCAGGCAGCACTGCGAGCCGGCACCGAACCTATCCCTCTGATGATTCGTGCCCAGCTCGCGCCGTTCTACGACGATGCGTTGCTTGATGAAGTGCGCTTTCGCGTGGGCATCACCGACGAGATGGACGCCGCTACCGTCATGCTGCAGAACCCCGATGTGCAGGCCGTGACGCTGGTCGACGTGGTGGTGTTTCGCAACGCCGATGCTGCCGCAGAGGATGCAGCGCTATGGGCGCATGAATTGTGGCATGTGCAGCAATACCGCGAGTGGGGCACCGATGGCTTCGCCCAGCGTTACACGCGCAATTTCCAGTCAGTGGAAGGGCCAGCCTACGAGATGGGCGAGCGGGTGAGAAAGGCGTTGCGCGAGCAGAAATGA
- a CDS encoding acyl-CoA dehydrogenase family protein, which translates to MAASLSYFDESHQLVRDSVRRFVEREILPYIDEWEEAEEFPRELYLKAGAAGILGIGYPEQYGGSHEGDVFAKVAASEELMRCGSGGLVAGLGSLDIGLPPIVKWATPAVRERVVPRVLAGEKIMALAVTEPSGGSDVANLKTRAVRDGDHYRVNGSKTFITSGVRADYYTVAVRTGGEGFGGVSLLLVEKGTPGFSVGRKLKKMGWWASDTAELFFEDCKVPVENLIGAENAGFACIMANFQSERLSLAIMANMTAQLALEESLKWARERQAFGKPVGKFQVLKHRLAEMATQLEVSREFTYRQAAQMAAGRSVIKEISMAKNFATDIADRLTYDAVQIMGGMGYMRESLVERLYRDNRILSIGGGTREIMNEIIAKQMGL; encoded by the coding sequence ATGGCCGCCTCTCTGTCGTATTTCGATGAGTCCCACCAATTGGTTCGTGATTCCGTCCGGCGTTTCGTCGAGCGTGAGATCCTGCCGTATATCGACGAGTGGGAGGAGGCCGAGGAGTTTCCTCGTGAGCTGTACCTCAAGGCTGGCGCTGCGGGCATTCTCGGTATCGGTTACCCGGAGCAGTATGGCGGCAGCCACGAGGGCGATGTGTTCGCCAAGGTGGCGGCCAGCGAGGAGCTGATGCGTTGCGGCTCCGGCGGCCTGGTGGCCGGGCTTGGTTCGCTGGATATCGGCCTGCCACCCATCGTCAAATGGGCCACGCCCGCCGTGCGCGAACGTGTGGTGCCGCGAGTGCTGGCCGGCGAGAAGATCATGGCGCTGGCGGTGACCGAGCCCTCCGGTGGCTCCGACGTGGCCAATCTCAAGACCCGCGCTGTGCGCGACGGCGATCACTACCGCGTCAATGGCAGCAAGACCTTCATCACCAGCGGCGTGCGTGCCGATTACTACACGGTGGCGGTGCGCACCGGCGGTGAGGGCTTTGGCGGCGTCAGCCTGCTGCTGGTGGAGAAGGGCACGCCGGGTTTCAGCGTTGGCCGCAAGCTGAAGAAGATGGGCTGGTGGGCCTCGGATACCGCCGAACTGTTCTTCGAAGACTGCAAGGTGCCGGTGGAGAACCTGATCGGCGCGGAGAATGCCGGTTTTGCCTGCATCATGGCCAACTTCCAGAGCGAGCGCCTGAGCCTGGCGATCATGGCCAACATGACCGCACAACTGGCCCTGGAGGAGTCGCTGAAATGGGCGCGCGAGCGCCAGGCGTTCGGCAAACCGGTGGGCAAGTTCCAAGTGCTCAAACATCGCCTGGCCGAAATGGCTACGCAACTGGAGGTTTCCCGCGAGTTCACCTACCGCCAGGCCGCTCAAATGGCCGCCGGCAGGAGCGTGATCAAGGAGATTTCCATGGCCAAGAACTTCGCCACCGATATCGCTGATCGCCTGACCTACGATGCGGTGCAGATCATGGGTGGCATGGGTTACATGCGCGAAAGCCTGGTCGAGCGCCTGTATCGCGATAACCGCATTCTTTCCATTGGCGGTGGCACGCGCGAGATCATGAACGAGATCATCGCCAAGCAGATGGGGCTGTAG
- a CDS encoding AraC family transcriptional regulator: protein MQSPIHTATTLDTPLAELSHEMARLVDRFVPEDGLHLTAIPGLKLARATTPSLPMQTVYDPCLCIIAQGRKEIRLGDELYVYDPLNYLVASVVLPVTGRVIEASPDHPYLSIALEIDPALISSLLTEMPAIPAPDAASQRALFLDRLDPRLLDAVIRLLRLLETPSDITMLAPLALREIFYRMLLSPQGHRLHEVVIADSQSQRISRAIEWLRKNFDQPLRIEELAREVNLSPSTLHHRFKAVTAFSPLQYQKQLRLQEARRLMLCDNLEAAAASYRVGYESPSQFSREYSRLFGDPPQRDIARLRQAAQNQVAS from the coding sequence ATGCAGTCACCCATTCACACCGCCACAACTCTCGACACCCCCCTTGCCGAACTGAGCCACGAAATGGCGCGCCTGGTCGATCGCTTCGTCCCCGAGGACGGTTTGCACCTCACAGCGATTCCTGGCCTGAAACTGGCGCGCGCCACGACACCCAGCCTGCCGATGCAGACCGTCTACGACCCCTGCCTGTGCATCATCGCCCAGGGCCGTAAAGAGATACGTCTGGGTGACGAGCTCTACGTCTATGATCCGTTGAATTACCTGGTGGCGTCGGTGGTGCTGCCAGTAACCGGCCGGGTTATCGAGGCCAGCCCGGATCACCCCTATCTGAGCATCGCTCTGGAGATCGATCCCGCGCTGATCAGCAGCCTGCTCACCGAAATGCCAGCGATTCCAGCCCCGGACGCGGCTTCCCAGCGGGCGCTGTTTCTCGATCGCCTCGACCCGCGCTTGCTGGATGCGGTGATCCGCCTGCTGCGCCTGCTGGAAACCCCATCCGACATCACCATGCTGGCGCCATTGGCATTGCGCGAGATTTTCTACCGCATGCTGCTCAGCCCGCAGGGCCATCGCCTGCATGAAGTCGTCATCGCCGACAGCCAGAGCCAGCGCATCTCCCGCGCCATCGAGTGGCTGCGCAAGAATTTCGATCAGCCGTTGCGGATCGAGGAACTGGCCCGCGAGGTGAACCTGAGCCCCTCGACCCTGCACCATAGATTCAAGGCAGTCACGGCGTTCAGCCCGCTGCAGTATCAGAAGCAGCTGCGCCTGCAGGAGGCTCGCCGGCTGATGCTGTGCGACAACCTCGAAGCGGCAGCGGCCAGCTACCGCGTCGGCTACGAAAGCCCATCGCAGTTCAGCCGCGAGTACAGCCGTCTGTTCGGTGATCCGCCGCAACGCGACATCGCCCGCCTGCGCCAGGCCGCGCAGAATCAGGTCGCTTCCTGA
- a CDS encoding antibiotic biosynthesis monooxygenase, producing MSIIHRMTVRARHGRSNRLGQCLARLHEVGRDIPGCERLRVFSLRNDPLTWQVEGQWRSAAARDAFLGSEGLRRVLAQAIDEGLFTHLECGMELQQQVA from the coding sequence ATGAGCATCATTCACCGTATGACCGTTCGCGCCCGTCACGGCCGTTCAAATCGGTTGGGGCAGTGCCTGGCGCGGTTGCATGAGGTCGGGCGAGATATTCCAGGTTGTGAGCGCCTGCGTGTGTTCTCACTGCGCAATGATCCGTTGACCTGGCAGGTTGAAGGGCAGTGGCGTTCGGCAGCGGCACGCGACGCTTTCCTCGGCAGCGAAGGCCTGCGTCGGGTTTTGGCCCAGGCGATAGATGAAGGGCTGTTCACCCATCTCGAATGCGGTATGGAATTGCAGCAGCAGGTAGCCTGA
- a CDS encoding FAD-binding oxidoreductase yields the protein MFRHASEHVDSYYAHSCKDRLTHHPVLQDDLQCEVLVIGAGFSGLHTALRLAEAGRKVILLEASRVAWAASGRNGGQAILGWSCDMPPLEKALGIERARRLWDGMSWAARELRELPERHGFDCDYRRGHLWTAVLPRRVALRHEWQEEAAYKWGHRALQFVSREQMPEWVASERYRAGLYDPEAGHLNPLKLALGLAEAFVRAGGQIFEQSRVLSQDRQGTGYRVRTEQGSVQADNLVLACNTYIDHLEPRLARRILPVGTYQIATEPLGAECAEALLPRNACVTDNQFVLDYFRRTPDHRLLFGGGCTYLGGLPKDMAAATRPFLERVFPQLSGVAIDFAWGGHIDVTRARTPDVGGENGRYWLQGFSGHGVLPTLAAARAVSDAILGNDDELALYQQLRNPEFPFGERLAAPLEAIGKAWYRLRDSF from the coding sequence ATGTTTCGCCATGCCAGTGAGCACGTCGACAGCTATTACGCCCATAGCTGCAAGGATCGACTGACGCATCATCCCGTGCTGCAAGATGATCTGCAGTGCGAGGTGCTGGTGATCGGTGCTGGTTTCAGTGGTCTGCACACTGCTTTGCGCCTGGCCGAAGCAGGGCGCAAGGTCATTCTGCTGGAGGCCAGTCGTGTGGCCTGGGCGGCCTCTGGACGCAATGGCGGGCAGGCGATTCTGGGCTGGTCCTGCGATATGCCGCCGCTGGAAAAGGCGCTGGGCATCGAACGCGCCCGCCGTCTGTGGGATGGCATGAGCTGGGCAGCTCGTGAGCTGCGTGAACTGCCTGAGCGCCACGGCTTCGACTGCGATTACCGCCGCGGCCATCTGTGGACGGCAGTGTTGCCCCGTCGCGTGGCGCTGCGGCATGAGTGGCAGGAGGAGGCCGCTTATAAATGGGGGCATCGCGCGCTGCAGTTCGTTTCCCGCGAGCAGATGCCGGAGTGGGTCGCCAGCGAGCGTTACCGCGCTGGCCTCTACGACCCCGAGGCCGGGCATCTCAATCCGCTCAAGTTGGCGCTCGGGCTGGCCGAAGCCTTCGTTCGCGCCGGTGGGCAGATCTTCGAGCAGAGCCGTGTGCTGAGTCAGGATAGGCAGGGCACGGGCTATCGCGTGCGTACCGAGCAGGGCAGCGTGCAGGCTGACAATCTGGTGCTGGCCTGCAACACCTATATCGATCACCTCGAGCCGCGTCTGGCGCGGCGCATCCTGCCGGTCGGCACCTACCAGATCGCCACCGAACCGCTGGGCGCCGAGTGCGCCGAGGCACTGTTACCGCGCAATGCGTGTGTGACCGACAACCAGTTCGTCCTCGATTACTTCCGCCGCACCCCGGATCACCGCCTGCTGTTTGGCGGGGGCTGCACCTATCTGGGCGGCCTGCCGAAGGACATGGCGGCAGCCACGCGGCCGTTCCTCGAGCGCGTATTCCCGCAGCTGTCAGGCGTGGCCATCGACTTTGCCTGGGGCGGCCATATCGACGTGACTCGTGCTCGCACGCCCGACGTTGGCGGCGAGAACGGCCGTTACTGGCTGCAGGGCTTTTCCGGGCATGGTGTGCTGCCGACCCTGGCGGCGGCGCGGGCAGTCAGTGATGCCATTCTCGGCAATGACGACGAACTGGCGCTGTATCAGCAACTGCGCAATCCCGAATTCCCATTCGGCGAGCGCCTGGCGGCACCGCTCGAGGCCATCGGCAAGGCCTGGTATCGACTGAGGGACAGTTTCTGA
- a CDS encoding XRE family transcriptional regulator produces MDKNLEMAALAVLIHDLRKHKKVTLNELAERIGRSVGFLSQVERGLSRPTVEDLTAISEALDVPTTYFYSLPKPKALDWVTRPDERCTLYLAGGITDIMASPTLQGAFMVVDSLLEPGASSGERQMSDRSEQAGYVLEGQLTLWLGEDEESATLYPGDVFQVPSYARLRYANQGDTPARVLWIYT; encoded by the coding sequence ATGGACAAGAATCTGGAGATGGCCGCGCTGGCCGTGCTCATTCACGACCTGCGCAAGCACAAGAAGGTCACCCTCAACGAGCTGGCCGAGCGCATCGGTCGTTCCGTGGGCTTTCTCTCGCAGGTCGAGCGTGGCCTGTCGCGGCCGACCGTGGAAGATCTGACCGCCATCAGCGAGGCACTCGACGTACCCACCACCTATTTCTACAGCCTGCCCAAGCCCAAGGCGCTGGACTGGGTGACTCGCCCGGACGAGCGCTGCACCCTGTACCTGGCCGGTGGCATCACCGACATCATGGCGTCGCCGACCTTGCAGGGCGCCTTCATGGTCGTCGATAGCCTGCTCGAACCGGGGGCCAGCAGTGGCGAGCGGCAGATGAGCGACCGCTCCGAGCAGGCCGGCTATGTGCTCGAAGGCCAGTTGACGCTGTGGCTGGGCGAGGACGAAGAGAGTGCCACCCTCTATCCCGGTGATGTTTTCCAGGTGCCTAGCTATGCGCGCCTGCGTTATGCCAACCAGGGCGACACCCCCGCACGGGTGTTGTGGATCTACACCTGA